GTTCCACGATTAACAATAACGCGTTACCTTACACGGATGCACGGTTCCTTAAGAAAGTAGCTCGCCAGGATGCCTGCGCATTAAACTGGCGCATCGTTCTTTAAAGAAGTAATGCATAGTCTCTACAGAGGTTCTGGTTTTTCAGCTGGAGAGCCCATTGCAGCTGTGGTCGGTGGTGCAGCAGGTGGCGCTCACCCTGGCCGTGGCGGAAGAGGCGCTCGAGTTCGAGCACCGATCCCTGAGCGAAGACCACGTGCTCGTCAAGAAGGCGCACCACGACGTGCTCTCCTACAGGCTCAACGGGCGCGTGCTGCACGTGAACACTTTCGGCGTGCATGCCTTCCTCGTCGACTTCTGCGCGTCCCGCCTGAGACCACGCGGAGGTAAATGCCGAGTCGAGTGCTTGTGCCTGGATGCGAAAGACAGAGAAGTAttttatgaaaccgttaagcgcacaaagacgggaacaagaagacgacacacaagcGTGTGAACGTGAGCAGCGAAAAGCCTGACATATGCAGCAAGAAACACGCCACGAGGTTCGTGTCCTGCAAATGCAGTGTCGTGTATAAGGTTCCGCTCTCATGTGGacgtgtttacatcggccaaactggccgatgtatcaatgatcgcCTACGAGAACATGCCAACAATTTGAAGCAAAAGTCAGGCAGCAACATGGTCTTACATTGTGCAACTTGCGGTTGTTTAAAAGCGCTCTGTGTgtcccgtcttcttgttcccgtctttgtgcgcttaacggtttcataatgtcagtgtaccaactagctcggacccagcctcttatacAGAGAAGTATTATTTCCCTGTAAAGCGCAAGAACTCTCGGACCAGTAGCCAAAGCCTTGTTAGAGGTTAAGATACGATCCAACGACGTCATGCAAACTATCTGTTCACTTGTTTCCCTCTTGCCAGGCCTGGAGATAACTGATTTCGTACAAAACGGCGAAAGAAATTCAAGTGAGAAATAATTGGCTCGCCATGCCGGCCCTGCTATATAAAGTGGATGTTTGCAAAATCTGTTGAACACCACCACTTCAACAGCTCAAGGGGTACGCAATACCTTACCGCTCTACAGTAATGGTAGTCATAATGTAAAGGAAATGCAGTAAGGAAGAGATGGTGCGTATACGGTAGACATTCTCAGGTCATGGCCGGTAACTTACAATTGTACTATAGCGGAAAGTGTGCAACCATTGTATTTTGCCACTTCTAACATCTGGGGCGAAAACCTGGAGAATATCGAAGGGTGTAAAAGCGTCCATAATTGGGTTCTGGGTTCATACCTGCTGAggaagcagcgcgaaagacaaagATAGGAAACAAACCTCCCTGTTTGGActtctctcttctttgtcctaTCTTTGGCGCTGTTTTCTCAGCAaataaaaaaactggaaaaaGATATTGACCACCAGCGCACAATGGAACGAAAATCACAGGCACAACCCGAAGACATATGAAGACAATGGAGTGGATCAGAAAAGGAACACGGGTGGCCGATACCCTAATCATCATAAGTCCTTGTTGTATGTTTTACGCTAAAACTCTTCCAAATACGTCTCATGTGATCTTCGCCAGCTTGCCTACATATCGGAGTTCGCAACGTGTATCCAGCACAGCAAAGACACCGACAACGAGACAGCTAATAACATTTTACGCATCCCCTTCCTCGGCACTTCATCTGCTGTGAATTGGGAGCGTCTTTCTGGGCGCGGATGGCAGACCCTGAGCTGGAAGCGCCGCGTGACCACCTCCGTTCTCTACTTATGCAACTGGTTTCTCAGCCGCTTCTATCGACCGGTTTCTCGCGACATATCAGCTGCCACACATCGTAATCCTTATTCCGGCTGCTTTTCGTCGTGCGATTCATTTACACTGATTTGACATCTGCCTTCCCAACGTTCGAGCCCCTCAATACCTCCTTACACAGCGGCACGTCTGGCCGAGCATTAACTAACACCGATGTTCGCCAGTGGGCCTGCTCGTGCCTCGCTTGCCAGACTACCAGGGTAACCCGCCACAGAACTCCCAGGCAATGTTTCTTGTCACCTGGCTGTCGCTTTGACCACGTCCGGCTCACCAAAAGTAGCACAACGCTCCGGTGCTTGGCCGAGCTGGACGCCGAAGCAGTCGCCACCCCGCTTCTGCCTCTCGCCTCTTCCATAAGCCGTTCGCCTtcgtcggagaaaaaaaaaacaaacgacgACGCCGTCACGTCACTCTCTCACAGCTTGATTGTGGTAATTACATTCATTTATCAAGAATGCCGTCGCACGACATAGACAGACGTTGAAGATGAGTCTGAAGTGTATTTTAATTGGCTTCTTTTCTCTCCTTCTGGTGAGGAAGCGTCATGTTATTGCAAAATGTTGTTTGGAATTGACAATTTCTTTCAGCTTTTGTCGGACAGCGTGACAAGTCCCGAAGTATAGAATGGCCTATGTTTTTTATTTTGCAGGCAGCCTGTACAGAGTCTGCATCCGATGACTGAGTGTTCTGCAATTTTCGTATTCACATATATCATTTACAGCATTCCATAAAAAACATTTCCAAATCCATCACCGCACCCATAGCTTCGCAtcgattaaagaaaaaaaaagtcaagctacagcataGCGCGAGTAAACATGCTATAACATGTTGTTTGAAAGTTGCTTGAACCTTGAATTCAGCGTTGTGTTGTTATCCTCTaccgctttttcttttctgtggttTGTAGGTAACTCAAGTTTAGCGCTCCATACGTATGGTTCGATTAAAACCGTTACTGGGTCTATATATTGCAAACGCATACGAACGTGTCAACGTGAACACACACTCCAGTGCAATTCGCGTTAGAGCATGAACGGATAGTACGCGCCTCAGTAGTGGATAAATTACACAGCGATCGATGCAAAGCGGACGTTAACCTGAATAAAATAAAATACCACTGTGTACTTACTTGACCCATATTCGCCTGTCTCTGTCTCAGACGTGAAGCCCTTGTTCACCGACCTGAAGAAAATGCCGAGGAACAAGTGCGAGGCCATGGGGGAGACGTTCTTGAAGATCTGCAACCTCGTCGGGTGAGTGTGAATTGTGCGAGTGCATGCAACGCGATGCGCAGTGTACAATCATATAGACTGATGCTGCCATTCAAGAAGCCTTAAAGGGTGCCGACACCAATTTTGTAAAGTGAGTTTGCTACACAGTACAGATCTCCTGTATAGACAGACGGTTCTGAGCCAGTGTGAAACACAGTACATACTGATAAGATATTTAATTTTGATTTTAAAGTCAATTTCCGCATGGTACACCTGCTGACATCGACCCTAGCTAGCGTGTCGTCAGCCTGCAGTTCTGTTGACTTCACTGTTGACTGATTCTGTTGATTTCACGCACAAGTATGGATAGTTGCGATTACGTTACGTAacaaaactttcaaaatggccgcttgtgcgtcaccaacggagtcgcggagcggagcggccgtgaaaacgtcacgatatcttgagcgagcacgtgacgagaggctcataccgtgttgtgacgtcaggatacagcaggaactgaaactagctttcaAAAACATGCTATAATTTTTCGGGGTGTACTCGCGCACAGCAGCACATTTTCTAGTCTCGTGGGTATAACCATtcatttgacaaaaaaaaaacacaaatcatAGGGGACCATAATTCTTGTTTTGAGCGGTGGTGTAGTAGTTATGAGGTAACCTAAAttaattgaagtggacgaaatatCGCCCTTTCCGTGGGTGGGATATATACATCAAGCAGCGCAAACAGCGTGGATCTCACACGAGACAACTACATGCCATGAGGACGAGCAGGTGGCAGCATtttgatggaggagaaatgcaGAATGGTCTCCTGTACTTATTTTCAGGTACACAATAAAGAATGCTAGGTGGCCATTTTAATGTGTAGTCCCGCAGTAGGGCGTGTCTCGTGATAGTATCGTTGTTTTGGTTTGCAGATGCGAACAGTCCATGGGCAGAAATCCGGTATCCGTCGTAGAATTGCCTGCTATACGTATGAATCGTGCAACATATCTACGCCGGCGCGAATGCAGCGATGAGCCCTGGCTGTACTGCCCCAAGACGAACGTGGCTGCCCTGGAAGGGCTGACCAGGAGTCTGGCCAAGAGGTTCGAGAGCCGCTTCGCCGCAGCCGTGGACGAGGCCGAGCAGGAGGCATGGTGCGACCTGTGCTTCTGGCTGGACGAGATGCCCTACTGCGCCAGCGCCACAGAGCTCGCTCTGCAGATGGCCATGTAGACAGGGTCACGTTTAGGCTTAGCAGTGACACGTCGTCTGGCCGTGTCTTCGTCGAGGAAGCGCGAGGCTCAGCTAGCACTCGAGCAGTTGTTTGCAAATTAAAGAGAAGAAGCTGTGCTCATCACTTCCATCGGGAAAAGATAATCCTAGGCGGCAAAAGGCTCGCTCTAGAGGCAGCGAGGGTATAAAACGCGTGAAGTGCTGACATACTTAGTATTGGCGACATTCCTCGGGTGTTACTGTAATCACGATAGACAAATGTGACAGCGCATAAATACGGCAGTGCACAGATGTTCGTTTAATAGTAAGAACACCCAATCGATTTTGAAgatgaagcgaaaaaaagttccAGCGAATTCTGTTGATTTCGTCAACTTTGTTGCGACTGGCAGCAGTTGCTCTGTCGAGATTGCGCCTGTAGAGAAGCTTTACAAATAAAACCAACGAGAAATTTGTGTATTGCATGTTGTTCAAGCATGAAGGGCTTTTAGCTCCAGTTGTCGGCGACCTTCTGGGGACCCGGAGCCAGAACACAGACCTGGGCACTCAAACATATGTGGTCTCTGGTCCACAACCTTTTGTACAGAACCGCATTACATGCGCTAGGAACTTCCCAAAGAAGTTACCGAAAATGTTGCTTCTGAGCTCGTTTTCATGCTTCTTCACAGTTTTAATGAAGTGTCATCTCAAAGCAGTCTGCTTTGGCTGTTGCCATTTCATGCTTATGTCTACTCCCAATTACGGGAGCGCTTGCCTTTGTTACTTTTCAGCTTCCCTTTCATCCATTATTCACAACGATGCAATGTCACTGCTCGCATTACACCAGAATAATCTCAAGGAAAACAATTTCAGCCATTCAAAAATTCCCTAGGGATTTATGCTTAATATACATCCACGTTTTATGCACAACCTTTTACTTTATATCTGTGAAATTTAAACCGACTTTTGTCATAAAATTTCATGTCAGAAACTATTTATTTCGTTTAAATGCAATAAAGCTTCAAGGAGGCTTTTACATAATACATATGGCATCTTGTTTAAATGCAGCGCCCGTAACGCGTCTACTAAACCGGCTCCTTTAAACACATTGTACAGCGAAACTGCGAATGGCTAATCTAAAACAgaattcgtccgtcctatgtgcGCAAACTCTCCGAACGCGTATGCGCCACAAACTGGGAagccccactgctcaccactggtccgtttaaaatgaagggaacacacgggtggAAAACAGCAGCCAATATTTCTggaaagactttaatgaaccgcGGGGATGAACTCACCAGCGCTCGTGTGCGTCAAgactcttctctgtcttcgtcttccgCGCAttggggccgcacgtttcagccacgctggttaaccatctggaAAATCGTCACTCAGTACCTATCTTACCTAAGACAAATACTCGGAGAGAAATAATTATAAAACGAAGCAAGTTGTCTTGATGGTGCTGAGTTTCTAAACCACAACCCCCCGGTCCCCAGGCGACTTCCTCAACTACGCGGCAACACTACCACGCTTACTGCAAGTGAATAATATATCTAAATCTGATGAACCCGTTGTGCCAGCGGTACAAAGGAAATGCAAAAGCAGAGCTCACTGTAGTAAAAGTGGCGCACTTCCTCTGAAGCCTTCAGTGAAGTACTTCGTTGTAGTCGAATTTAAGTCCTCTGTACTACCTGGGAAGTCGTCATGGAGGATTGTGCACAGTAAAAAAATATGACTTTGAGAAAATTTGATGCCACCAATGCGTTTCGGTGACCGCGTGATGTGCCTCGTTTAAAACTAGCGGTGGAATTTTCACGTATAGGGTGCCTCGATGGCAGCGGCACCGCTTACAGGGTGAAGACACCTTTCGACCCATCCCGCGCCGCCGCTTCATCGCGGGGAGCCGTGCTGGTTCGAAAGTGTCAGGGGAGTGCTCTGGCTAGCGCCTTGGTGTTTAAGGTATTACATCAGTTCTTTGACCAAACGCTTTTTCATCACGTCATTTgtattattcatgccatgacacaTACTTTACGTTTTGTTTAATGCACAtaaggttttatttatttatttatttatttatttatttatttatttatttatttatttattcatttaaagCATACTGCGGACCAACACATTGGTCCAAGCAGGAGGGTCAAAAGAAACATCAAGTGAATCGTAACAGCAAGACTAAAAAAAACATGCATTCGTTGTATTAAACAGTCATCAATACGCTAAAAGAGATAGCATGTCTCTGAAGCAACAAGACTATAACACATGTGAACACTAAACATCAAAAAGATAATTTCCCAGTGATGAAGCAAAATTTTCAGTTGCGAAACTCTCCTGAGGCAGGGCATTCCAGTCTTTGTTATGGGAAAATAACTGTGTTTGTAAGCATTAGTTAAATGTCTTTAACTGTTATGGGAAAATAACTGTGTTTGTAAGCATTAGTTAAATATGTCTTTAACTGTTATGGGAAAATAACTGTGTTTGTAGGCATTAGTTAAATGTCTAACTGTTATGGGAAAATAACTGTGTTTGTAAGCATTAGTTAAATAAGTGTTTAACTGTCATGGGAAAATAACTGTGTTTGTAAGCATTAGTTAAATATGGCAAATATGGGCGCCAGTGATCGATCATGTTTACGACGGGTTATCCCAGCAATGACTGATTGGACACAACATTGTACATATGATGTACCATGGAATCCTTTTTTCACTCGCCTGTCTCTGCTCAGAAATAAGGCGCTGGATCAActtccgcgtgcatacataccgcggacTGTTCAACATACTCGGGATAAGAATGACGCAGCTCCCTCTTGCTTTTCTTTACTGCACAAGTGGGCAGCACGGCGTCGACGCAGCATGATTTATCAATGGAGGTTTGTCAGCCTGCACAGCTTGACACGAATCACAAAACGCAGCCAGAAAATGATGAAAAGGGAGACGCTGTCACGGTACGGCACCGTTTATTCGACATAGGATACATTGTAGCCCGCTTTGCAGAGGTTCTCATCATTTTCGTGTGCTTTGCCCTGAAAGTGGCCATCAGGCAAAGTTGTTTTaactcgaaagtgttttataccggggtggACCAAGATTTTCAATACGTTAGCAAAATGAACACCATaaaatggcaaaggaaaaaaaaaacttttcgttgacaggagtcgaacccatgacctctcggtccgggaCGATGGCTGCCGGGTGTTTAGGCCACTAAGTTACCGCCAAACACACAACggaggttacatgaacgcgccttttatctttcagacTTTCCTcgcgcagtgctcttgcatggatggatggatggatagatgctatgagcgtcccatttataacgggtaggtgacatgtgcgccaccaggctcgaaaaaacgcgccgttgctacgaccgtcccattcggcgcgtttccaatagaagtgtaattgcGTTTAACTCactgcgaggtggtggctttagcccaagcctcgctcatagcatccatccatatcgaaaaatagctctccgatgctcgcctggaACGCCTGGAGAGCCTGGATGTCGCACCGCgtaccccgctcgccctgtgaaaattaactgccaggctagaaggaagacacgacgcgcgtagcgtttctcttcgcgtttcacgactctctggaggagtgcatatcgagtatcagtgtttattatgtgcttgttgatgccatatttgcgcgggattcaccatatgcggtgtccacgtaaatgttaagaacttcagttaCCAGAAGGTACGGAGAtgggccactaggcgtcaacgtgagtgcgtccagatcaggcggtgctacatctgccaaacaactgatataccagtgcactaaagCAGTCAACTGCTTCTGTGACGACGTTTCAccggtttcactttcgtgttataccgattcctatgacagagggatcaaccatcttttttgtaaACTGTAGCGCGACACCACCGGTGCTATGGCAGCCAGAGCTTTTTGTGCTGAAGATAGTATGGAAACGGAGCACGCGCGTGCGGTCATCGCGGCACGTTGCGGCCAGTCGCCTGGTCGAACGGCTTCGTTATGTCGCGTCTCCCTGCAGGACTTCCTTTATAGGAGCACCGCCTCTTCAGCGTTGGTTTCCAATGTGGGGCCTTTCCAGGTGCTGACGAACTCTAGATAGGAAATTAAAGATGCCACGGTTATGTCGCCCAACAACGTTTCTAGGAAGGCCGCGACGGTAGAGTTTTCTGCGATAAAGCACTACGCTTAAGCATCatttagacaactcccaaagaaGATTCTGcgtgtttattttttattctctGCCTCCGCCTCACCTTTATTCCTTCCAGATTAGTTGGCAGGCTATCAATGATTTGGTCTCAATAAAATACTGATTAACTTGTACGCGCTTGGTAAAGTAGTGTGATGGGTACTGTGCCTTCAGCAGCTGCTGACATGACAACGCCTAAATACAGGCAGTTTTCTTTAAATGATATTGAATAAGCCTATCGTGTCACAGTCTACATaatttacacatttatatttgttttgagaaCGGCAGGGGTGCCATACCCCACCATTGCAATTGGGGTCGTACAGGCTGTTTTGTCGGATCTGAAGCGTAATCTTTACTTGCCAAAACGTGGCCTTGCGGTATCTTCTTAATGGTACAGCTGCAATGAACTGGAATCAGTAGatcacagcttttttttttatcctgcgcaGAGAACAACAACTTTCGCTCTACGAAAACGACTTTCGGAGATACGATTCGTGATCTCGGTCGGATTTTATGCTGCATCGTTACTCTAAGTCACTTGAGACTATCAGCGCGCTTGGGAATGTCGGTTCTTTAAGTGGTTTGTGAGAATGTGTCTGGGAACAAAGAGGGGCGGCCGATATTCCACTTGACAATAACCGATGGAAATGAACCTGGGAGAGTCACGTAATACGTAGGAAAAACGACCGCTGGCCATTCAGTGCA
This window of the Rhipicephalus sanguineus isolate Rsan-2018 chromosome 2, BIME_Rsan_1.4, whole genome shotgun sequence genome carries:
- the LOC119383921 gene encoding uncharacterized protein LOC119383921, with the translated sequence MTFAGWPLSSATLESPLQLWSVVQQVALTLAVAEEALEFEHRSLSEDHVLVKKAHHDVLSYRLNGRVLHVNTFGVHAFLVDFCASRLRPRGDVKPLFTDLKKMPRNKCEAMGETFLKICNLVGDEPWLYCPKTNVAALEGLTRSLAKRFESRFAAAVDEAEQEAWCDLCFWLDEMPYCASATELALQMAM